One window of Sardina pilchardus chromosome 2, fSarPil1.1, whole genome shotgun sequence genomic DNA carries:
- the mylk4a gene encoding myosin light chain kinase 2, skeletal/cardiac muscle isoform X4 — protein MESFFKGRDIWIVSSVCLVASFLWSRLWDLLSYRRKGRGSSSAEAKLRDHKGKDGKEKSRLSIKDLKAQKKKKPSEAQDTISVKKQALLLEEVQKLNRDNAERSSVLLVQACLDLEAGGTMVDKPQESPVTPSAVDFILEVPKPPETEQERAPEEEQKEAEVVAQEVKEAKEEEKMEEEIPVAAKEEVREEEKSVEAPEVELKVKEELTVEKVQEVEAPSERTLEPEEPARPASPQTDSGAAPAEPVTSLSAEEVDAEQADEVNTSTKRRVTEEDQGAEDHKKSRVEDGQEGEKAKQEEEDLRGFFKTADGVELELDFNKQKPKVADDKEEEDTEGEQYFFDSSPPPPAPFGHRIVAAKPSQINSFYTINRQEIIGGGRFGQVHKCVENSSGLTLAAKIIKARTPKEKEIVKNEIHVMNQLDHANLIQLYAAFESRMDIILVLEFIDGGELFDRVIDENYTLTELDTVMFIRQICEGLRHMHKMYFLHLDLKPENILCVSRVTNKIKIIDFGLARKYNPREKLKVSFGTPEFLAPEVINFDYVSFNTDMWSLGVITYMLLSGLSPFLGDDDSETLNNILQCQWNFEEAEFIGISDEAKDFISKLLLVNKSWRIGAAQALKHPWLSDAALHHRLREKKNMCRSRRNSCVPPPES, from the exons TTGAGAGATCATAAAGGCAAAGATGGGAAAGAGAAATCTCGTTTGAGCATTAAGGACCTGAAAgcccagaagaagaagaagccttccGAGGCCCAAG ACACCATCTCTGTGAAGAAGCAGGCCCTGCTGCTTGAGGAGGTGCAGAAACTGAATAGAGATAATGCAGAGCGCTCAAGTGTGCTGCTGGTCCAGGCATGCTTGGACCTGGAGGCCGGCGGAACCATGGTGGACAAGCCACAAGAGTCGCCCGTGACGCCGAGCGCAGTGGACTTCATCCTGGAGGTGCCTAAGCCACCCGAGactgagcaggagagagcgccagaggaggagcagaaggaggCAGAGGTTGTGGCCCAGGAGGTGAAAGAggcaaaggaggaggagaagatggaggaggagatccCAGTGGCTGCAAAGGAGGAggtcagggaggaggagaagagcgtGGAGGCACCCGAAGTCGAGCTGAAAGTCAAGGAGGAGCTGACGGTGGAGAAGGTGCAGGAGGTAGAAGCTCCCAGCGAACGCACTCTAGAGCCTGAGGAGCCCGCGAGGCCGGCGTCTCCTCAGACTGACAGCGGGGCCGCTCCGGCTGAGCCTGTCACTTCGCTGAG CGCTGAGGAGGTGGACGCGGAGCAGGCCGACGAAGTGAACACCAGCACCAAGCGCAGAGTCACAGAGGAGGACCAGGGGGCAGAGGACCACAAGAAGAGCCGAGTCGAGGATggacaggagggagagaaggctaagcaggaggaggaggatctgCGCGGCTTCTTCAAAACAGCAGACGGAGTGGAGCTCGAGTTGGACTTCAACAAGCAGAAGCCAAAAGTCGCTGACgacaaagaggaagaagacACTGAGGGGGAGCAATACTTTTTTG ACAGCAGCCCGCCGCCACCTGCTCCGTTTGGTCACCGGATTGTGGCTGCAAAGCCTAGCCAGATCAACAGCTTCTATACCATCAACAGACAAGAAATTATTGGAGG aggtCGTTTTGGTCAGGTGCACAAATGCGTAGAAAATTCTTCTGGACTCACTCTAGCAGCCAAGATCATCAAAGCCAGAACTCCAAAAGAAAAG GAGATTGTGAAGAATGAGATTCATGTCATGAATCAGCTGGATCATGCCAATCTCATCCAGTTATATGCTGCGTTTGAATCCAGGATGGATATAATCTTGGTCCTAGAATT CATAGATGGTGGGGAGCTCTTTGACAGGGTCATTGATGAGAACTACACTCTGACAGAGCTTGATACAGTAATGTTCATCAGGCAGATCTGTGAAGGACTACGCCACATGCACAAAATGTATTTCCTCCATCTGGATCTGAAG CCTGAGAACATTCTCTGTGTAAGCCGAGTCACAAACAAAATCAAGATCATTGACTTTGGGCTTGCTAGGAA ATATAACCCCAGAGAGAAGTTAAAGGTGAGTTTTGGTACCCCTGAATTCTTGGCCCCCGAAGTGATCAACTTCGACTACGTCTCgttcaacacagacatgtggaGCTTGGGAGTCATCACTTACATGCT TCTCAGCGGTCTGTCCCCCTTCCTTGGAGACGATGACAGCGAGACTCTTAACAACATTCTTCAGTGCCAGTGGAACTTCGAGGAAGCCGAGTTCATTGGCATATCGGATGAGGCCAAGGACTTCATCTCCAAACTCCTTCTTGTCAACAAAAG TTGGCGGATAGGTGCTGCACAAGCTCTCAAGCACCCCTGGTTGTCAGACGCAGCCCTCCATCACCGCCTTCGCGAAAAG AAAAACATGTGCCGCTCACGCCGGAACTCTTGTGTTCCACCTCCTGAGAGCTAA